In one window of Drosophila mauritiana strain mau12 chromosome X, ASM438214v1, whole genome shotgun sequence DNA:
- the LOC117148493 gene encoding putative uncharacterized protein DDB_G0288537, which produces MIVNMPVNGTGSASSPTSNPSSNNNNNSSTTNQNDTNSNLPSDYNFLKRKFDDQEDLALGHDYEPIGANPWKKRHLDYDAGDLHFHLQLEQPPSNPPTNAAPAQSSTSFINDLFSYESSLLVPAVAYSHCPPSSAPLDDNGGWTGGELLELDHRYNSGLQAELGQLNATLPPPPPTSSSAQNASNHTHQSTQQNASPGQNPHQNQHFLVPQKQRIQSAGRRTSSGSVSGANEATEADFEDKNLSWLLNFKFDEFPHLSPHNQVHGQAVNLPEGSAPPHPQSTAVPIATSPCSSTSPSSASAASASASASATSTNQSLGSGMVDQRARSPKSCSSAAIPAALAGGSNGASAAGGVVGVGSTKTGRKFEELVMEVTSELDGNDMIVAEHVVVEDTSSKAPKKPPFTYTELIEYALEDKGELTVSGIYQWISDRFPYYKSNDDRWKNSVRHNLSINPHFRKGVKAPQGAGHLWAISSGDSAENVLAWEHKKQRLDLFFKMESINRERIQQHQQQQQLQQHQQQHQQHSPQQQQHPAAQQQHMPQASSCMYDEAAVAVATLTQEMMQTNSGGGSTEASQQQHHHHSHQNHQNHNQHHQRLLPFNDLLSDDELRKTAGQILNGIHREVEVQSVNSIISTYHDVLLDNDYLNPIHKDVVVTESVLRQQHGTNVGGGSNNQSNQMGGHSHMGGGNSQYYITEIDPMELGIQMSHQVEPSEEEVLFSDEFNLNYFGYNPGSDIVA; this is translated from the exons ATGATTGTCAACATGCCCGTCAATGGAACGGGCAGTGCATCCAGCCCCACATCGAatcccagcagcaacaacaacaacaatagcagtACCACCAATCAAAATGATACGAACAGTAATCTTCCCAGTGATTACAACTTTCTTAAGCGCAAGTTCGACGATCAGGAGGATCTGGCTTTGGGTCACGACTACGAGCCCATCGGGGCGAATCCCTGGAAGAAGCGACACTTGGACTACGATGCCGGGGATCTGCACTTCCACCTGCAGCTGGAACAGCCACCTAGTAATCCGCCAACGAACGCTGCACCCGCCCAATCCTCGACGTCCTTCATCAACGATCTCTTTTCCTATGAGAGCAGTCTTCTGGTGCCCGCCGTCGCCTATTCGCACTGTCCACCATCGAGTGCTCCTTTGGATGACAATGGTGGTTGGACCGGTGGCGAGCTGCTGGAGCTGGATCATCGCTATAACTCCGGCCTGCAGGCGGAACTAGGACAATTGAATGCCACTTtgccgccgccaccaccaacatcatcatcagctCAAAATGCATCCAATCATACGCACCAGTCAACACAACAGAATGCCAGTCCTGGACAGAACCCTCATCAGAATCAACATTTTCTGGTGCCGCAGAAGCAGCGGATACAGTCGGCGGGCCGACGCACCTCATCCGGTTCGGTTAGTGGGGCCAATGAAGCCACCGAGGCGGACTTCGAGGATAAGAACCTCTCGTGGCTGCTCAACTTTAAGTTCGACGAGTTCCCGCACCTATCGCCGCACAATCAGGTTCACGGACAGGCGGTCAATCTGCCGGAGGGCAGTGCTCCACCTCATCCACAATCGACGGCAGTGCCAATCGCCACGTCGCCCTGCAGTTCCACCTCGCCATCATCCGCCTCCGCCGCATcggcatccgcatccgcatccgccaCAAGCACAAATCAATCCCTCGGATCGGGTATGGTGGATCAACGGGCCAGATCGCCCAAGAGCTGCTCCAGTGCAGCGATCCCAGCGGCATTAGCAGGAGGAAGCAACGGCGCTTCAGCAGCGGGGGGCGTGGTCGGCGTGGGCTCCACCAAGACTGGGCGCAAGTTCGAGGAGCTGGTGATGGAGGTCACCTCGGAGCTGGACGGTAACGACATGATAGTTGCCGAGCACGTTGTCGTCGAGGATACTTCGTCCAAGGC GCCAAAGAAACCACCGTTCACCTACACGGAGCTCATCGAATACGCCCTCGAGGATAAGGGTGAGCTGACTGTGTCGGGCATATACCAATGGATATC CGATCGTTTCCCCTACTACAAGTCGAATGATGACCGCTGGAAGAACTCCGTTCGACATAATCTATCGATTAACCCACATTTTCGGAAGGGAGTTAAAGCGCCCCAAGGAGCCGGTCACCTGTGGGCCATTTCCAGCGGAGATTCCGCCGAGAACGTTCTGGCCTGGGAGCAT AAGAAGCAGCGGCTAGATTTGTTCTTCAAAATGGAGTCGATTAACCGTGAGCGTAtacagcagcatcagcaacagcagcaactgcagcagcatcagcagcaacaccagcagcactcgccgcagcagcaacaacatccggcggcacagcagcaacatatgCCGCAGGCCAGTAGCTGCATGTACGATGAGGCGGCGGTGGCAGTTGCTACTCTCACCCAGGAAATGATGCAGACTAACAGCGGCGGTGGCAGCACTGAGGcaagccagcagcagcatcaccaCCACAGCCACCAGAATCACCAAAATCACAATCAACACCACCAAAGACTGCTGCCCTTCAACGATCTGTTGAGCGACGATGAGCTGCGAAAGACGGCAGGTCAAATACTGAATGGCATCCATCGCGAGGTGGAGGTACAGTCGGTCAACTCTATTATCAGCACCTACCACGATGTCCTGTTGGATAATG ACTATTTGAATCCCATACACAAGGACGTGGTGGTAACGGAAAGTGTCCTACGGCAGCAGCATGGCACCAACGTGGGCGGGGGCAGTAACAACCAAAGTAACCAAATGGGCGGCCATAGCCACATGGGTGGCGGAAACTCGCAGTACTACATCACCGAAATTGATCCCATGGAGCTCGGCATTCAGATGTCGCACCAAGTGGAGCCCTCCGAGGAGGAAGTACTCTTCAGCGACGAGTTCAACCTTAACTACTTTGGCTATAATCCGGGTAGCGATATCGTCGCTTGA
- the LOC117147393 gene encoding ubiquitin carboxyl-terminal hydrolase 36-like yields MIVNMPVNGTGSASSPTSNPSSNINNNSSTTNQNDTNSNLPSDYNFLKRKFDDQEDLALGHDYEPIGANPWKKRHLDYDAGDLHFHLQLEQPPSNPPTNAAPAQSSTSFINDLFSIESSLLVPAVAYSHCPPSSAPLDDNGGWTGGELLELDHRYNSGLQAELGQLNATLPPPPPTSSSAQNASNHTHQSTQQNASPGQNPHQNQHFLVPQKQRIQSAGRRTSSGSVSGANEATEADFEDKNLSWLLNFKFDELTHLSPHNQVHGQAVNLPEGSAPPHPQSTAVPIATSPCSSTSPSSASAASASASASATSTNQSLGSGMVDQRARSPKSCSSAAIPAALAGGSNGSAGASAAGGVVGVGSTKTGRKFEELVMEVTSELDGNDMIVAEHVVVEDTSSKAPKKPPFTYTELIEYALEDKGELTVSGIYQWIS; encoded by the exons ATGATTGTCAACATGCCCGTCAATGGAACGGGCAGTGCATCCAGCCCCACATCGAatcccagcagcaacatcaacaacaatagcagTACCACCAATCAAAATGATACGAACAGTAATCTTCCCAGTGATTACAACTTTCTTAAGCGCAAGTTCGACGATCAGGAGGATCTGGCTTTGGGTCACGACTACGAGCCCATCGGGGCGAATCCCTGGAAGAAGCGACACTTGGACTACGATGCCGGGGATCTGCACTTCCACCTGCAGCTGGAACAGCCACCTAGTAATCCGCCAACGAACGCTGCACCCGCCCAATCCTCGACGTCCTTCATCAACGATCTCTTTTCCATTGAGAGCAGTCTTCTGGTGCCCGCCGTCGCCTATTCGCACTGTCCACCATCGAGTGCTCCTTTGGATGACAATGGTGGTTGGACCGGTGGCGAGCTGCTGGAGCTGGATCATCGCTATAACTCCGGCCTGCAGGCGGAACTAGGACAATTGAATGCCACTTtgccgccgccaccaccaacatcatcatcagctCAAAATGCATCCAATCATACGCACCAGTCAACACAACAGAATGCCAGTCCTGGACAGAACCCTCATCAGAATCAACATTTTCTGGTGCCGCAGAAGCAGCGGATACAGTCGGCGGGCCGACGCACCTCATCCGGTTCGGTTAGTGGGGCCAATGAAGCCACCGAGGCGGACTTCGAGGATAAGAACCTCTCGTGGCTGCTCAACTTTAAGTTCGACGAGTTGACGCACCTATCGCCGCACAATCAGGTTCACGGACAGGCGGTCAATCTGCCGGAGGGCAGTGCTCCACCTCATCCACAATCGACGGCAGTGCCAATCGCCACGTCGCCATGCAGTTCCACCTCGCCATCATCCGCCTCCGCCGCATcggcatccgcatccgcatccgccaCAAGCACAAATCAATCCCTCGGATCGGGTATGGTGGATCAACGGGCCAGATCGCCCAAGAGCTGCTCCAGTGCAGCGATCCCAGCGGCATTAGCAGGAGGAAGCAACGGCTCCGCTGGCGCTTCAGCAGCGGGGGGCGTGGTCGGCGTGGGCTCCACCAAGACTGGGCGCAAGTTCGAGGAGCTGGTGATGGAGGTCACCTCGGAGCTGGACGGTAACGACATGATAGTTGCCGAGCACGTTGTCGTCGAGGATACTTCGTCCAAGGC GCCAAAGAAACCACCGTTCACCTACACGGAGCTCATCGAATACGCCCTCGAGGATAAGGGTGAGCTGACTGTGTCGGGCATATACCAATGGATATCGTAA
- the LOC117147754 gene encoding hsc70-interacting protein 1 — protein MAFTLETGDLKKLKYFIDYALENPTFLNMPQLQFVKDFVEKFGGTVPPGQFNGGSAGGKCPFGGDAGAKANEPANASVDSEDEKSLSDPESDVELDMEGVIEADSDPAQPMGNYSKKATEEEVEQASELRAQAASAYGQQKFDEAIALYTKAIELSPGNALFHAKRGQAFLKLKKPNACIRDCDMALELNSDLAAGYKFRGRARRLLGDFELAAHDLRQACKLDFDEETDEWLKEVTPNAKKIEQHRVKQERRQAERKIKERQRDQRRARKEQEKHNASSGGSSGEFSPGAPGNVNISDILGVMKDPEVSAAIQDILSNPGNITKYASNPKIYNLIKKIVPGGDVGAAFGQAGEKAGEPSEPKPKKDSADFVDDGLD, from the exons ATGGCTTTCACATTGGAAACCGGGGATCTGAAGAAGCTGAAGTACTTCATCGACTATGCGCTTGAGAATCCCACCTTCTTGAACATGCCGCAGCTGCAGTTCGTCAAAGATTTCGTGGAGAAGTTTGGTGGCACGGTGCCGCCTGGCCAATTCAACGGTGGCAGCGCCGGAGG CAAGTGCCCATTCGGCGGCGATGCTGGTGCCAAGGCCAACGAGCCGGCCAATGCCTCCGTGGATAGCGAGGACGAAAAGTCCCTCTCCGATCCTGAGTCGGACGTGGAGCTGGACATGGAGG GTGTGATCGAGGCGGACAGCGACCCCGCTCAACCCATGGGCAACTACAGCAAGAAGGCCACCGAAGAGGAGGTGGAGCAGGCGAGCGAGCTGCGCGCCCAGGCGGCCTCCGCCTACGGCCAGCAGAAGTTCGACGAGGCCATCGCCTTGTACACCAAGGCCATTGAACTGAGCCCGGGTAATGCCCTTTTCCACGCTAAGCGTGGTCAGGCCTTCCTCAAGCTGAAGAAGCCGAATGCCTGCATTCGGGACTGCGACATGGCGCTGGAACTCAACTCGGATTTGGCGGCTGGCTACAAGTTCAGGGGACGCGCCCGTCGCCTCCTCGGAGATTTTGAGCTGGCTGCCCATGACTTGCGCCAAGCATGCAAGCTGGACTTCGACGAGGAGACAGACGAGTGGCTAAAGGAGGTCACTCCGAATGCCAAGAAAATCGAGCAGCATCGCGTGAAGCAGGAGCGTCGCCAGGCAGAGCGTAAGATCAAGGAACGCCAGCGGGATCAGAGGCGCGCCCGTAAGGAGCAGGAAAAGCACAATGCCAGCTCTGGTGGATCATCCGGAGAATTTTCCCCTGGGGCTCCTGGTAACGTAAATATATCTGATATACTGGGCGTCATGAAAGATCCCGAGGTGTCAGCCGCCATTCAG GACATTTTGTCAAATCCCGGTAACATCACGAAGTACGCGTCGAACCCGAAGATATACAACCTTATCAAGAAGATTGTGCCCGGTGGAGATGTGGGTGCTGCCTTTGGCCAAGCGGGTGAAAAAGCTGGAGAGCCGAGCGAGCCAAAGCCTAAAAAGGATTCCGCCGACTTCGTCGATGACGGTTTGGACTAA